The genomic window CGACCGCCGGAGAGGCGGGACTGGCTGGACCGGCCGAGCAGGGCGCCGGGCTGGGCGGGGTCAGGCTGGTGGAACTGGCCGCCTCCGCCCGGGCGCTGGGCTGCGCTCGGGTTGAGTGCCTGGGATACGGCGATTCCGGATCAGACGATTCGACTCGACCGGGTTCATTCTCCGCCGTCGACACGGCGGAAGCGGCCGCGCGACTCGCCCGGATCCTGATCGAGGAGTCCGCGGACGTTCTGACAGTTTACGACCGTACCGGGGGCTACGGGCACCCCGACCATGTTGCCGTGCATCACGTCGGACACGCCGCGGCCCGTTCGGCGGGCACCCCGGTGGTTCTCGAGGCCACCGTGGACCGCGACGCGTTGCTGCGGATCATCCGGTTCGCGCGACGACTGCGGCTGCCGTTCGAGATGCGTCCGGACGCCTACACCGCCCGGGCCGACCTGACCCACCGCATTGATGTGCGGGCGCAGTTGGCGGCCAAGCGGGCCGCGTTGGCGGCGCATGCCAGCCAGTCGACCGGCGGGTCCTCGGTGCGGACGCTGCGGCTGCTGCTGCGGCTGCCCCGGCCACTGTTCCGGTTGCTGTTGGGACAGGAATGGTTCGTCGAGGTGGGGCGGACGCCGGGCCCGCTGTGCGGCGATGTGTTCGATTCGCTACGGGCTCGCAAGTAGCCTCATCGCCAGGCGAAGGTGAGGGCACCCGGTGCGACGGAAGATCCTGGGCGTTGCCGTGCTGGCCGCCGCGCTGGCCGTGACCCTGTTCGGGTTGCCGCTGGCCTACGCGGTCCACCAGCTCTACCTCTACGACCAGGAGGGCGACCTGGAGCGGGCCGCGCTGCGGGCCTCGGTCCGGGCCGAGGTCGACGACCCGAAGGCGACCACCACCAGCCTCGGCGGCACGAAGATCGGCCTCTACGGGCTGGACGGGACGCGCACCTCCGGCTCCGGGCCGTTGTCCGGTGGGCCCGACGTGACGACCGCGATCAACACTGGCGTGCCGTACGAGCACACCGGCGCCAGCGAGATCGTGATCGCGATTCCGCTGTTCGAGGACGGCAAGTCGGTGGCCGAGGTGGTCCGTGCCGCCGCGCCGCGCCACAGCGTGTCGACGAAGGTGGTCGGCGCCTGGTCGCTGCTGGCCGGGCTGGCGCTGCTGGCGGGGGTCTCCAGCTCGCTGCTGGCCGCCGGTCAGGCCCGCCGGCTGGCCCGTCCGCTGACCGAGCTGGAGCGGGTGGCCGAGGAACTCGGCGACGGCAACTTCGCGGTCCGCGCCGCAGCCTGCGGCGTCGAGGAGATCGACAAGGCCGGGGCCGCGCTGAACCGCACCGCCGCCCGGCTCGACGACATCCTGGCCCGGGAGCGGGCGTTCACCGCGGTGGCCTCCCACCAGCTGCGCACCCCGCTGACCGACCTGCGGCTGGGCCTGGAGCACGCCCTGTCCGGCCCCGACGACGAGCTGCGGGCCGCGGC from Sporichthyaceae bacterium includes these protein-coding regions:
- a CDS encoding HAMP domain-containing sensor histidine kinase, yielding MRRKILGVAVLAAALAVTLFGLPLAYAVHQLYLYDQEGDLERAALRASVRAEVDDPKATTTSLGGTKIGLYGLDGTRTSGSGPLSGGPDVTTAINTGVPYEHTGASEIVIAIPLFEDGKSVAEVVRAAAPRHSVSTKVVGAWSLLAGLALLAGVSSSLLAAGQARRLARPLTELERVAEELGDGNFAVRAAACGVEEIDKAGAALNRTAARLDDILARERAFTAVASHQLRTPLTDLRLGLEHALSGPDDELRAAARDAMSGADRLAATIDDVLTLARGTTTVAPLPVGPLLSDLRLRWASQLEADGRSLVIVERDHSVALASAAAVRQILDVLLDNARLHGQGTVTVTARSAASAVAIDVADEGHAGGPLVPENAPPLDGPRRLGLSIAASLAAAQNGRLVHARTDPTTRLTVLLPAAEQATDPG